In Corylus avellana chromosome ca2, CavTom2PMs-1.0, the following proteins share a genomic window:
- the LOC132171074 gene encoding bidirectional sugar transporter SWEET17-like: MQPYYNLQIPSIDHHCFNIPSTAPLATPSMAAALSFIIGFIGNIISILVFASPIKTFLQVVKKKSTENYKSIPYITTLLSTSLWTFYGLLKPGGLLVWTVNGAGVIFQFIYVTLFLIYAPKHLKVKTAKLVGILNVGFVGLVIAVTLLALHGSVRLTFVGVLCAGLTVGMYASPLSAMRSVIKTKSVEFMPFFLSFFLFLNAAIWSAYAVLVQDFFIGVPNAVGVLLGSAQLILYAVYKNKSNIISTKSTEKMEKEGCAHLVKGIIQMQAFHEDDEEALKNRSLNKGTSLPKPPVNRQYSSQRLLKTFSLNPYEVQSNWAHVDDLENGEKIHP, from the exons ATGCAACCTTATTATAACCTCCAAATCCCATCGATCGATCACCACTGCTTCAATATTCCTTCAACAGCTCCCCTAGCTACTCCTTCCATGGCTGCTGCCTTGAGCTTCATCATTGGCTTTATTG GCAACATAATTTCAATACTGGTTTTTGCTTCTCCCAT aaaaaCGTTTTTGCAGGTGGTGAAGAAGAAATCGACAGAGAATTACAAAAGCATTCCATATATAACAACACTACTCAGCACAAGTTTATGGACGTTTTATGGACTTCTTAAGCCTGGCGGTTTACTTGTCTGGACGGTGAATGGCGCTGGTGTCATCTTTCAGTTCATATATGTCACTCTTTTTCTCATCTATGCTCCAAAGCATCTCAAG GTAAAGACGGCGAAGTTGGTGGGCATATTGAATGTGGGTTTTGTTGGGTTAGTAATTGCAGTAACTCTTCTGGCCCTCCATGGAAGTGTGCGGCTCACCTTCGTTGGAGTTTTATGTGCTGGCTTAACCGTGGGCATGTATGCATCACCTCTATCAGCCATg AGATCGGTGATAAAGACGAAGAGCGTGGAATTCATGCCctttttcctctcatttttccTGTTCCTCAATGCTGCAATTTGGTCTGCTTATGCCGTGCTTGTCCAGGACTTCTTTATTGGT GTACCAAACGCTGTAGGCGTTTTGTTGGGGTCAGCACAGCTGATACTGTACGCAGTGTACAAGAACAAGtcaaatataatttcaacaaaatcaacggagaaaatggaaaaagaggGATGTGCACACCTTGTCAAAGGAATCATCCAGATGCAAGCATTTCATGAGGATGACGAAGAGGCCCTCAAAAATCGAAGCCTCAACAAGGGGACAAGCCTCCCAAAGCCGCCTGTAAACAGACAGTACAGCTCCCAAAGACTCTTGAAGACATTTTCTTTGAATCCATATGAAGTGCAGTCTAATTGGGCCCATGTAGATGatcttgaaaatggagaaaagattCACCCTTGA
- the LOC132171075 gene encoding bidirectional sugar transporter SWEET16-like: MAALSIIIGIIGNIISILVFASPIKTFLQVVKKKSTENYKSVPYITTLLSTSLWTFYGLLKPGGLLVWTVNGAGVVFQFIYVTLFLIYAPTDKKVKTAKLVGILNVGFLGLVIAVTLLALHGNVRLTFVGLLCAGLTVGMYASPLSAMRLVIKTKSVEFMPFFLSFFLFLNAGIWSAYALLVQDFFIGVPNAVGFLLGSAQLILYAVYKNKSNIISTKPTEKIEEEGSAHLVKGIIQMQAFHEDDEDVLKNRSLHKGRSLPKPPVNRQYSFQRILKTFSLSPYEIHANYAHDEDDVENGEKIHS; the protein is encoded by the exons ATGGCTGCCCTGAGCATCATCATCGGCATTATTg GCAACATAATTTCAATACTGGTTTTTGCTTCTCCCAT aAAAACGTTTTTGCAGGTGGTGAAGAAGAAATCCACTGAGAATTACAAAAGCGTTCCATATATAACAACACTACTCAGCACAAGTTTATGGACGTTTTATGGACTTCTGAAGCCCGGCGGTTTACTTGTCTGGACGGTGAACGGCGCCGGTGTCGTCTTTCAATTCATATATGTCACTCTTTTTCTCATTTATGCTCCCACGGATAAGAAG GTGAAGACGGCGAAGTTGGTGGGCATATTGAATGTGGGTTTTCTTGGGTTAGTAATTGCAGTAACTCTTCTGGCACTCCATGGAAATGTGCGGCTCACCTTCGTTGGACTTTTATGTGCTGGCTTAACCGTGGGCATGTATGCATCGCCTCTTTCAGCCATG AGGTTGGTGATAAAGACGAAGAGCGTGGAATTTATGCCctttttcctctcatttttccTGTTCCTTAATGCTGGCATTTGGTCGGCTTATGCGTTGCTTGTCCAAGACTTCTTTATTGGT GTACCAAATGCTGTAGGCTTTTTGTTGGGGTCAGCGCAGTTGATACTGTACGCAGTGTACAAGAACAAGtcaaatataatttcaacaaaaCCAACggagaaaattgaagaagagggATCTGCACACCTTGTCAAAGGGATCATCCAGATGCAAGCATTTCACGAGGATGACGAAGACGTCCTAAAAAATCGAAGTCTTCACAAGGGAAGAAGCCTCCCAAAACCGCCTGTAAACCGACAGTACAGCTTCCAAAGAATCTTGAAGACATTTTCTTTGAGTCCATATGAAATACACGCTAATTATGCCCATGATGAAGATGATGtcgaaaatggagaaaagattCACTCTTGA